The proteins below come from a single Micromonospora citrea genomic window:
- a CDS encoding G5 domain-containing protein — MAASEDAAPSVTEQSPTQPAATPTEAAGPTVSASPTVRTSTVTETQRIAYRTRTVSDSSLPKGTKKVTTRGVAGVKTLTYQVTVTDGVQTAKKLIRSEVTRAPVTQVVRVGTGETRRCDPNYSGACVPVASDVDCAGGSGNGPAYVEGPVRVVGRDIYDLDRNGDGIGCDE, encoded by the coding sequence GTGGCGGCTTCCGAGGACGCCGCCCCGTCCGTCACCGAGCAGTCCCCCACCCAGCCGGCCGCCACCCCCACCGAGGCGGCGGGACCGACGGTGTCCGCCTCGCCGACGGTACGCACCAGCACGGTCACCGAGACGCAGCGGATCGCCTACCGGACCAGGACGGTCAGCGACTCCTCCCTGCCGAAGGGCACGAAAAAGGTGACCACCCGGGGCGTCGCCGGCGTCAAGACCCTCACCTACCAGGTCACCGTCACCGACGGCGTGCAGACGGCGAAGAAGCTGATCAGGTCGGAGGTGACCAGGGCACCGGTCACGCAGGTGGTCAGGGTGGGCACCGGGGAGACCCGGCGATGCGACCCGAACTACAGCGGGGCGTGCGTACCGGTCGCCAGTGACGTCGACTGCGCCGGCGGCAGCGGCAACGGACCCGCCTACGTCGAGGGACCGGTGCGGGTGGTGGGTCGCGACATCTACGACCTCGACCGGAACGGCGACGGGATCGGCTGCGACGAGTGA
- a CDS encoding STAS domain-containing protein, translated as MNPEPTWQHQIHANGNRKTVVLSGEIDMQGAARLQNLLHAAVRAADVVQVDTAEVSFIDSSVISALVVARNTAARAGRRLAVVNPSPQVHRVLDVTGVLDSLTADSSRP; from the coding sequence ATGAACCCGGAGCCGACCTGGCAGCACCAGATCCACGCCAACGGCAACCGGAAGACGGTCGTGCTGTCCGGTGAGATCGACATGCAGGGCGCCGCGCGGTTGCAGAACCTGCTCCACGCGGCAGTCCGCGCCGCCGACGTCGTCCAGGTCGACACCGCCGAGGTGTCGTTCATCGACTCGAGCGTCATCAGCGCGTTGGTCGTCGCGCGCAACACCGCGGCCAGAGCCGGTCGTCGCCTCGCCGTGGTCAACCCCAGCCCTCAGGTCCACCGGGTCCTCGACGTCACCGGCGTACTCGACTCGCTGACCGCCGACAGCAGCCGCCCGTAG
- a CDS encoding tetratricopeptide repeat protein, whose product MESQSENVDDAVARARELVRAKRYEPAISLLYAYLTTHPEDPVAWRRLAGALIGVGDHAAAVDAAGRAIEVSPEDVAAHRHRALAQSLLGRNRASYSDAKRAVELAPDDHEALALLAVNVLHVDRDVARFKDLVRRALAVNSSSAPARYLAEQYRRIRRNSMAVAVWLAAIPAAVALLVRWFAVDEASSDAGWIIWPGLVCAAVGFVSLLVARSARNAPLMLTRPQVSIAMGVGGVVAAGAGYAGTHAVPAAAVLGVASVAVSGFFWLYLLRPRV is encoded by the coding sequence ATGGAGTCGCAGTCCGAAAACGTCGACGACGCCGTCGCACGTGCGCGTGAACTGGTTCGGGCCAAGCGGTATGAGCCCGCCATTTCGCTGCTGTACGCGTATCTGACGACGCATCCGGAGGACCCCGTCGCGTGGCGCCGCCTCGCCGGGGCGTTGATCGGGGTCGGCGACCATGCCGCTGCGGTCGATGCGGCCGGCCGGGCAATCGAGGTCAGCCCCGAGGATGTGGCGGCGCACCGCCACCGGGCGCTGGCTCAGTCCCTGCTCGGCAGGAATCGGGCGTCGTACTCCGACGCGAAGCGAGCGGTGGAGCTCGCACCCGATGATCATGAAGCTCTGGCCCTGCTCGCCGTGAACGTCCTCCACGTCGATCGCGACGTGGCCCGGTTCAAGGACCTGGTCCGGCGAGCGCTCGCCGTGAATTCGAGCAGCGCCCCTGCGCGGTACCTCGCCGAGCAGTACCGAAGGATCCGCCGCAACAGCATGGCCGTCGCGGTATGGCTTGCGGCCATCCCGGCCGCGGTCGCGCTGCTGGTGCGCTGGTTCGCCGTTGACGAGGCGTCGAGCGACGCTGGCTGGATCATATGGCCTGGTCTTGTCTGCGCGGCCGTCGGCTTCGTCAGCCTCCTGGTCGCGAGGTCGGCCCGTAACGCACCGCTGATGCTCACACGGCCCCAGGTGTCCATCGCGATGGGCGTCGGCGGCGTTGTCGCGGCAGGTGCGGGGTACGCCGGCACCCACGCCGTCCCAGCCGCAGCCGTCCTCGGCGTGGCCTCGGTCGCGGTGTCGGGTTTCTTCTGGCTCTACCTGCTTCGTCCCCGGGTTTAG
- a CDS encoding S8 family serine peptidase encodes MMRSHWQFAARVGLALAVLTSAQVTVGQAAAGTTGAAPSRAKPAPVQPARTVTLLTGDRITVHGADAARYSITRGKGREHVTFAATRAAGHLRVVPSDAVGALRDGLLDSRLFDVTTLLHSGYDDRAAELPLIVTYADDAAGRTARAGAATAGARVMRALPGKGNFAVRAARSDAGQFWRSLTGGPRAAAPTSGVRKVWLDGLRKPALATSVPQIGAPAAWQAGYTGKGVTVAVLDSGVDSDHPDLAGRIAASQNFTEGVEDDRDLSGHGTHVASTVAGSGAASDGRNRGVAPDANLVSGKVCVVLGCAESWIMAGMQWAVTEQHAKIVNLSIGGPDGPETDPLEQAVTDLSARYGALFVVAAGNAGPAQSIGSPASAPAALAVGAVSRDDVLADFSSRGPATGDAAAKPEVTAPGVDITAARSSDGNVGTPGDAYVTLSGTSMAAPHAAGAAALLAQQHPDWSGERLKATLMAAAKRVPDAGVFGQGAGRVDVGRATTQSITASPPSVAFGLHQWPHTDDEPVTRTVTYRNSGNEPIELTLTAQATGPTNQPAPVGMFTLAANRLTVPAGGTAQTTLTVSTRLDVPDGNYGGYLVATAGDLVVNTPLSVGKEIESYDMTLVHTNRDGSPATDVMPMLYRTDGTTEEIPVPASGRLRLPRGTYMVGTWIYGPDGDFTHLVQPRLELTRNQTVSLDARLAEPLKVTVPNATASSLVAELIVGVATEDGAGIASLTHGHSFDQIYSAQLGPAGPQDGVWAKVGSQWARGGDAGPTDSPYAYRLAWYVRGSVPTGFVRNVRPEELATVYASYASSTPGLRGRFHAIAAAEGLPSGGFLADVDFALPLTRTEYYNVDAGVTWENGFLEHSADNQHFVTSLWGVGRYQPGRVYRESWNRGVFGPAFFELDIPDGEPKGVARTDNTIHAYLALYSDVVGRFAASQDAEYTSSLYRNGSLLGTADGWESTFEVPADPAGYRLRLDARRDAPASLATRTSIEWTFRSAAGPASSAALPVSVVRFAPQLDRTNAALAGATVKIPVTVYRQPGAPTGTVRDLTVDASYDDGRTWQRVELNRSGAGGILTVRHPATAGYVSLRARSTDSAGNTVDQTIIRAYRLTEG; translated from the coding sequence ATGATGCGGTCCCATTGGCAGTTCGCCGCACGGGTGGGCCTCGCCTTGGCCGTCCTGACTAGTGCCCAGGTCACGGTCGGTCAGGCCGCTGCGGGCACCACCGGTGCTGCCCCTTCTCGGGCCAAGCCCGCGCCGGTGCAGCCGGCTCGGACGGTCACCCTGCTCACCGGCGACCGGATCACCGTCCACGGTGCCGACGCCGCCCGCTATTCGATAACCCGAGGTAAGGGGCGGGAGCACGTCACATTCGCCGCCACCAGGGCCGCCGGGCACCTGCGGGTGGTGCCAAGCGACGCGGTCGGTGCGCTGCGTGACGGACTGCTGGACAGCAGGCTGTTCGATGTGACGACACTGCTCCACAGCGGCTACGACGACCGGGCCGCCGAGCTGCCACTGATCGTCACGTACGCCGACGACGCCGCCGGGCGAACCGCGCGGGCCGGCGCGGCCACAGCCGGGGCCCGAGTCATGCGTGCCTTGCCGGGCAAGGGCAACTTCGCGGTCCGCGCCGCACGGAGCGACGCCGGACAGTTCTGGCGGAGCCTGACCGGCGGGCCGCGGGCAGCCGCCCCGACCAGCGGCGTACGCAAGGTGTGGCTTGACGGCCTGCGCAAGCCGGCGCTGGCCACCAGCGTGCCGCAGATCGGTGCCCCGGCCGCCTGGCAGGCCGGCTACACCGGTAAGGGTGTGACGGTGGCGGTCCTGGACAGCGGCGTCGACAGCGACCATCCGGACCTGGCTGGTCGGATCGCGGCCTCGCAGAACTTCACCGAGGGCGTTGAGGACGACCGGGACCTGTCCGGACACGGCACGCACGTCGCGTCCACGGTGGCCGGCAGCGGGGCCGCTTCCGACGGCCGCAACCGGGGGGTGGCACCGGACGCCAATCTGGTCAGCGGCAAGGTCTGCGTCGTCCTTGGTTGCGCCGAGTCGTGGATCATGGCCGGGATGCAGTGGGCGGTCACCGAGCAGCACGCGAAGATCGTCAACCTGAGCATCGGCGGACCGGACGGCCCAGAAACGGATCCGTTGGAGCAGGCGGTGACCGACCTGAGCGCCCGGTACGGCGCCCTGTTCGTGGTGGCCGCCGGCAACGCGGGACCCGCGCAGTCGATCGGTTCACCGGCCAGCGCGCCCGCCGCGCTGGCCGTCGGCGCGGTGAGCCGTGACGACGTTCTCGCCGATTTCTCCAGCCGGGGACCGGCCACCGGCGACGCCGCGGCGAAGCCCGAGGTGACCGCGCCCGGGGTCGACATCACCGCGGCCCGCAGCTCGGACGGTAACGTCGGTACGCCCGGCGACGCGTACGTGACGCTCTCCGGCACGTCGATGGCGGCCCCACACGCGGCCGGGGCGGCGGCGCTGCTGGCCCAGCAGCATCCGGACTGGTCCGGCGAGCGGCTCAAGGCGACGCTGATGGCTGCGGCGAAACGGGTCCCCGACGCCGGGGTTTTCGGGCAGGGTGCCGGCCGGGTGGACGTCGGTCGGGCGACCACGCAGTCGATCACGGCAAGTCCACCGAGCGTGGCGTTCGGGTTGCACCAGTGGCCACACACGGACGACGAGCCGGTGACCAGGACCGTCACGTACCGCAACAGCGGCAACGAACCGATCGAGCTGACGCTGACCGCCCAGGCCACCGGTCCCACCAACCAGCCGGCCCCGGTCGGGATGTTCACCCTGGCCGCCAACCGGCTCACCGTGCCGGCCGGCGGCACCGCCCAGACCACGCTGACCGTCTCCACGCGGCTGGACGTGCCGGACGGCAACTACGGCGGCTACCTGGTCGCCACCGCCGGCGATCTGGTGGTGAACACGCCGCTGTCGGTCGGTAAGGAGATCGAGAGCTACGACATGACGCTGGTGCACACCAACCGGGACGGCAGCCCGGCCACCGACGTGATGCCGATGCTCTACCGCACCGACGGGACGACCGAAGAGATTCCGGTGCCGGCCAGTGGCAGGTTGCGGCTACCTCGGGGGACGTACATGGTCGGCACCTGGATCTACGGGCCCGACGGCGACTTCACCCACCTGGTGCAGCCCCGACTGGAGCTGACCCGGAACCAGACCGTCAGCCTCGACGCCCGGCTGGCTGAACCGCTCAAGGTGACCGTGCCGAACGCCACGGCCAGCTCACTTGTCGCGGAACTGATCGTGGGCGTTGCGACCGAGGATGGGGCCGGCATCGCCAGCCTCACCCACGGCCACTCGTTCGACCAGATCTACAGCGCGCAGCTCGGGCCGGCCGGCCCGCAGGACGGTGTGTGGGCGAAGGTCGGTAGCCAGTGGGCCCGGGGCGGCGACGCCGGCCCGACCGACAGCCCGTACGCCTATCGGCTCGCCTGGTATGTGCGGGGCAGCGTGCCCACGGGATTTGTCCGTAACGTACGTCCCGAGGAACTGGCCACGGTGTACGCCTCGTACGCCAGCTCCACCCCGGGGCTGCGCGGCCGCTTCCACGCGATCGCCGCGGCCGAGGGTCTGCCCAGCGGTGGCTTTCTTGCCGACGTCGATTTCGCGCTGCCCCTGACCCGAACCGAGTACTACAACGTCGACGCCGGGGTGACGTGGGAGAACGGCTTCCTCGAGCACAGCGCGGACAATCAGCACTTTGTGACCTCGCTGTGGGGCGTGGGCCGCTACCAGCCGGGCCGCGTCTACCGGGAGAGCTGGAACCGGGGCGTGTTCGGCCCGGCCTTCTTCGAGCTCGACATCCCGGACGGCGAGCCGAAGGGGGTCGCCCGGACGGACAACACGATTCACGCCTACCTCGCGCTGTACTCGGACGTGGTCGGCCGGTTCGCGGCTTCGCAGGACGCCGAATACACCTCCTCGCTCTACCGCAACGGGAGTCTGCTCGGCACTGCGGACGGGTGGGAGAGCACGTTCGAGGTGCCCGCCGACCCGGCCGGCTACCGGCTCCGGCTCGACGCCCGACGCGACGCGCCGGCCAGCCTGGCCACCCGGACCAGCATCGAGTGGACGTTCCGGTCCGCCGCCGGTCCCGCCAGCAGCGCTGCGCTGCCGGTCTCGGTGGTGCGGTTCGCTCCACAGCTGGACAGGACCAACGCGGCGCTGGCCGGAGCCACCGTCAAGATCCCCGTAACGGTGTATCGCCAGCCGGGTGCACCCACCGGAACAGTCCGTGACCTCACCGTCGACGCCTCCTATGACGACGGGCGGACGTGGCAGCGGGTGGAGCTGAATCGGTCTGGTGCCGGCGGGATACTCACGGTGCGTCATCCAGCAACCGCCGGCTACGTTTCCCTGCGAGCCAGGAGCACCGACAGCGCGGGTAACACGGTGGATCAGACCATCATCCGGGCTTACCGGCTGACCGAAGGGTAG
- a CDS encoding ATP-binding protein, with protein sequence MDGGQFGDGDEASLDLVRPVVLLSQHFTAATVTALRHLLAARVAVAGLSGDDGDDFVLAVYELSTNAIRHGGGSGYLELRQAGDRLFCAVSDHGASGADPPVELPPPDVPGGRGLWLARQLTGALTLTRGPDGITATVSAGPTSRPTGPP encoded by the coding sequence ATGGACGGCGGACAGTTCGGTGACGGGGACGAGGCGAGCCTCGATCTCGTCCGGCCGGTCGTGTTGCTGTCGCAGCACTTCACGGCCGCTACGGTGACCGCGCTGCGACACCTCCTGGCCGCGCGCGTCGCCGTAGCGGGTCTGTCCGGCGACGACGGCGACGATTTCGTGCTGGCGGTCTACGAACTGTCGACCAATGCGATACGCCACGGCGGCGGGTCGGGGTACCTGGAACTCCGCCAGGCGGGCGACAGGCTTTTCTGCGCCGTCAGCGACCACGGCGCGAGCGGGGCGGACCCTCCCGTGGAGCTGCCACCGCCGGACGTGCCGGGCGGGCGCGGCCTCTGGCTGGCCCGCCAGCTGACCGGCGCGCTGACTCTGACCCGCGGACCGGACGGGATCACCGCCACCGTGAGCGCGGGCCCGACCTCCCGGCCGACAGGCCCGCCGTAA
- a CDS encoding SigE family RNA polymerase sigma factor, translated as MSAEEDEEYVEYVTVALSRLRRSAYLLCGDAHRADDIVQSALVTVYLQWSKIRRVENLDGYVHRILVRRYLDEARRSWAKVLLSWRMPEMPSRTGPSVEDASAVRSALAVLSRGQRSVLVLRFFCDMSVQETATVLGCSTGSVKSQTSRALTTMRRLLGEQWPGVDQRRLEEARRV; from the coding sequence TTGTCGGCAGAAGAGGACGAGGAGTATGTCGAGTACGTCACGGTGGCGCTGAGCAGGCTGCGGCGTTCCGCGTACCTGCTCTGCGGCGACGCGCATCGCGCCGACGACATCGTGCAGTCCGCCCTGGTCACGGTCTACCTGCAGTGGTCGAAAATAAGGCGGGTCGAGAACCTCGACGGGTACGTGCACCGCATTCTGGTGCGTCGCTACCTCGACGAGGCCCGCCGGTCCTGGGCGAAGGTGCTGTTGTCGTGGCGGATGCCCGAGATGCCGTCCCGGACGGGACCGAGCGTGGAGGACGCCAGCGCTGTGCGCTCGGCTCTCGCGGTGTTGAGTCGAGGCCAGCGCAGTGTGCTGGTCCTGCGGTTCTTCTGCGACATGTCGGTGCAGGAGACCGCGACGGTGCTGGGCTGCTCCACCGGCAGCGTCAAGAGCCAGACATCACGTGCGCTGACCACAATGCGTCGCCTCCTGGGTGAGCAGTGGCCTGGCGTTGACCAGAGGCGTCTTGAGGAAGCGAGGAGGGTGTAA
- a CDS encoding chorismate mutase, with translation MADTAAALAELRTAIDQLDDEIVRLLARRESLVRRAAPLKTDLGAVRAPERVGQVIARVRASAAEAGGTPDVMERIYRGVIQTFIEMETDEHRRSAGA, from the coding sequence ATGGCAGACACGGCGGCGGCGCTTGCTGAGCTCCGCACCGCGATCGACCAGTTGGACGATGAGATCGTTCGATTGCTTGCGCGGCGCGAGAGTCTGGTCCGCCGTGCCGCGCCCCTCAAGACCGACCTGGGGGCTGTCCGCGCGCCGGAACGGGTCGGCCAGGTGATCGCCCGGGTCCGCGCTTCGGCCGCCGAGGCGGGCGGGACCCCCGACGTCATGGAGCGGATCTACCGCGGCGTCATCCAGACGTTCATCGAGATGGAGACCGACGAGCACCGCCGAAGCGCGGGAGCCTGA
- a CDS encoding TetR/AcrR family transcriptional regulator: MTTTRPLRADAARNRRLLLAAAADEFAERGLDASVADIARRAGLGKGTLFRHFATKDDLLAAIILDRIDELNAVGEQLLDAADPGAALLEFLTVAAHQRQQRDLSFLHAAGELNADVIRARERMYRTVHELVDRAREHGALRTDVTGADVILLMCAPNYVTSYAPDAPPDLWRRYLAIIFDGLRPEGAHPLPHPPPVAV, from the coding sequence GTGACCACCACCCGCCCGTTGCGCGCCGACGCCGCCCGCAACCGGCGGCTGCTACTGGCAGCCGCCGCCGACGAATTCGCGGAGCGCGGCCTGGACGCCTCGGTCGCCGACATCGCCCGCCGCGCCGGCCTCGGCAAGGGCACCCTGTTCCGTCACTTCGCCACGAAGGACGACCTGCTCGCCGCGATCATCCTCGACCGGATCGACGAGCTCAACGCGGTGGGCGAACAGCTGCTCGACGCGGCGGACCCCGGTGCCGCGCTGCTGGAGTTCCTCACCGTCGCCGCGCATCAGCGACAGCAACGCGACCTGTCGTTCCTGCACGCTGCCGGCGAGCTGAACGCGGACGTGATCAGGGCCCGCGAGCGGATGTACCGGACAGTGCACGAGCTTGTCGATCGGGCTCGTGAGCACGGCGCCCTACGAACCGACGTCACCGGCGCCGACGTCATCCTGCTGATGTGCGCACCCAACTACGTCACCAGCTACGCGCCAGACGCCCCGCCCGACCTCTGGCGGCGATACCTCGCCATCATCTTCGACGGCCTACGCCCGGAAGGCGCCCATCCGCTTCCCCATCCGCCGCCAGTCGCCGTCTGA